The Cyanobacterium sp. T60_A2020_053 genomic sequence AACCAAAAGTTTCCCCTTCAAATACTTGTAATGTGCAGTTTTTTAGCGAAGGGATTTTTTTATTTAACCAAAATCCTGTCACATAAGTTTTAGTTAAATCATAAGTCTCAACAACGGCTTTCTTATTGTTTATCTGCTTAACTTCAGTCATTATTAGAATAATTTATACGCTGAAAGAAACTACATAACTTTTGTACCAATTTTAACATCAAACTTGCCAAATAAGGGGTTTCAACCCCTCATTCAAACATTGAGATTATTTGTGTATTTATTCTTTATTCTCTTGTTTATAGCTATAATCAGCAATTACTCCGATATACAATAAATGTAAGAGGAGAAGGGCGCCCCAAATACCACTAAACCAAGTTATCCACTCCCACGACGCGCGCTGTAAATTGTGAAAAAACCACACTCCCGAATTACAGGCTAGAAAGAAAGCGACATGAACGGCAAAATTCATGCGATCATCTAATTTACGGTATTGTAGATCGTTCTGGCGATCTGGTTCTCTGGGCCAACGAGGAGGCATAATATTAACTCTAACTCAACTAACTTGACTAGATTTAGTTTACCCTGAATGAGGATGATTTTGGCAATTTCAATATCAAGATATAATCATTATGGTGATGAAATACAGAATGGTCTCACTAAATCCCCCTTTTAAAAGCAGGGTTTTTACAAAGTCGGCATTAAAACCCTTTACCCTCACCCCCAACCCCTCTCCCACGGGAGAGGGGAGTAATATTTTATTCAGATACTCTATATTATGATTAATCGTCGTTCTTTTTTAATGACATCCAGCGCCCTCCTCCTCAGCAGTTTAATTACGGGTTGTGAAAACCAAGCAGATTTAGAAATATTTTTATTACAAAATTCTATTCCTATTCAATTAATTTCTGCTTTTAAAAAAGAATTTGGTACACAAAAAATTATTAATTTACAACCACAAATAAATTTACAAAAAATTTATGATTTCCTCCTTAAATGGCAAGGTAAAACCTCAGAAAGAAAAGACAAATCTAGGTTTAAAATACCTTTTATTAACAGAGATTCAGCGCCCGATAAAATTTCTGATTTAGTAACCCTAGGGAATTATTGGTTAAAATCTGCTATTATAGAAAAATTAATCAATCCTTTAGAAACTAAAAAATTAGAAAATTGGGCAAATATTCCCCCTATTTTTCAGCAATTAGTCACTAGAAATAATCTGGGTAATTTAGATGATAATAGCATGGTGTGGGGTGCGCCTTATCGTTGGGGTTGTACCATGATAGTTTACCGAGAAGATCAACTTAATTTTAGACCTCAAGACTGGCAAGATTTATGGGCAGAAGAATTAAAAGGTAAAATTTCTTTACTAAATCAACCAAGGGAAATTATCGGTTTAATTCTTAAAAAATTAGGTTATTCTTACAATGAAGAAAATATCAATCAAATTAAGGAATTAAAAACAGAATTAGCATTACTAAATCAACAAGTAAAATTTTATGATTCTACCAACTATTTACAGCCATTAATTAATGGTGACACCTCATTAGCTGTGGGATGGTCAACTGATATTTTGCCCGTATTAAATACTCAAAAAAACCTCAAAGCAATTATCCCTAAATCTGGCACAAGTTTATGGGCGGATATTTGGGTAAATCCTATTAATGAGGCAACAAATGAAGGCAGATTAACTAATATTTATCAATGGATTAATTATTGTTGGCAGAAAAATTCAGCTAAAAGTATTAACTTATTTACTGATGGTTATTCTCCCATTCAAGCAGAAACAAAAAATAACACAAAAGCAGAAACTTTATCTTTAAATAAACTTGACAATTGTGATTTTATTGAACCTTTAAATACTGAAAGTTTAACAGTGTATGAGAGTTTATGGCAAGAAATCATATCGTAACAATGGACAATGGATAATGAACAATTGATAATTATAAGGTTTTGCTATCCTCGTATAGCAGAATTTTGCTATTATGTCGAGTTTGTTTGATCACTTACAGATAAATTAAAAATAATCTTAGCTCAATTTATTGAATGGGATACTATTGGTTCCGTGTAATTCATTACACGATGGGGAAATTGCGAAGATACAATTTTTAATAACTAATTATGTGAACTTGATATTATTTTCTCGCCAATTTCCTATGGAGGCAATTTATTGGGAGGCAAGTTATAAGTTGTCGTGCAAAATTAAGTTTTTCTCATCTTATTCTGACCCAAATTTTATCTATGGTCGTCAATATACAAAAAGATACTAATTTTTGAATCAAATTATGAAAAGGCAAACTCGTTTTTATGTGTATCCTGCCTCTAGTGTTATTTTTTTGATAATAACGGGTTTGGTGACTTTATGTGGCTTATGGTGGGGCGGTAATCAAACTTTAATCGATTTTTTTGGTAATTTTTATTTATTCCAAGAAATTCCTTCTCAGTGGTTAAGAGTCCCTCAATTTCAGCAATCTTATTTCTTATTTTTACCTACAGTTATAGTTGCCATCATCGTTACCATTACGACTAAAATATCACCCCAACAAAAGCTATGGTCAAGATGGCTAATGATTAGCATTCTATTATTATTTATGGGGCGCTATCTTGTTTGGCGTTGTTTATCTAGTTTAAATTTAATTGATCCTGTTACAGGTATTTTTAGTTTAGCTTTATTGGCAATAGAATTATTTTTTGTAGCTAGTCCTTTGTTACAAAATATATTGATGTTAAAACTAAAATTTCGTAATCATCAAGCTGATAAAATGCAACAAACTGTTATAATAGGGCAATATCAGCCTAGTGTCGATATTTTAATCCCTACTTATAATGAACCAGCAGAAATTATAAAAAAAACGATTATTGCTTGTCAAAATATAGATTATGATAACAAAATAATTTATCTTTTAGATGATGGAGATCGCCATGATATAGCTAAATTAGCTTGTCAATTAGACTGTGAATATATTACTCGCTCTGATAATTTACACGCAAAAGCTGGTAATCTAAATCATGCTTTAGAATTAACTAATGGTGAATTAATTGCTGTTTTTGATGCTGATTTTATGCCCCAGCGCCCTTTCCTCAGTCGCACCGTTGGGTTTTTTCAAAAAGCAAAAATTGCCCTTATACAAACTTATCAAAGTTTCTATACACCTGATCCAGTGGCGCGTAATTTAGGTTTAGAAAATGATTTTCCTCCCGATGTGGAAATTTTCTCTCGTCATTATCAAGTCATCCGTGATAGTTGGGGGAGTGCGCTGTGTTATGGTAGTTCTTTTGTAGTCAGAAGACAATATTTGATGGAAGTAGGGGGATTTTGTCAAAATTCCCTCAGTGAAGATTATCATACGGGAGTAAAATTGGCGGCGCAGGGTTATGAAGTGATTTATCTCAATGAGAGTTTAAGCGCTGGGTTAACTGCAGAAAATATTTTTGGACATATTCGTCAGCGACAACGGTGGGCGAGAGGTACAATGCAATCATTATTTATCCCTGAAAATCCCCTCACTATCAAAGGGTTAAGTTTTGGGCAGAGATTAACTCATTTTGAGGGTATCATGCAATGGTTTACTAGCCCGTTAAGGATTTTAATTTTCTTTTTACCTCTTGCTTATACGGCTGGAATTATTCCCATCAAAGCAAGTGTTTCTGAGATTATTTATTTTGTTTTACCTTACTATTTTTTACAAGTAGGAACTTTTGCTTGGCTTAATTTTAAGAGTCGCTCGGCAATGATTTCAGAAATATATAATATCATTACAACTTTTCCAGTAGCTTGGGAAATTGTGCAAACTTTAATCACTCCTTTTTCGTCTATTTTTAAAGTTACTCCTAAAGGTACAAAATCAGATAGTTATTATTTTAATTGGTCTTTAGCGACTCCTTTATTTTTTGTTTTTGCTGTTAATATTGTCAATCTTATTAGTATTATTGGCTTTATTAAAGCTGGTGTTTTAGGAGAATTTAATACGGCGGGAGGTATTGGTTTAATTTTATTTTGGAATGTTTATAATATAGGGATTATCGCTCTCAGTTTGTGGGCGCTATTGGATGTGCCGAAGCCTGAAAACTATCAATGGTTCAAAGTTTGTGAATCAGCGAAAATTATTTATAATGGTTATATTTATGACACGATAATTACTCAAATTTCTGATCAGGGTGTTGAAATTAAACTTAATTTTAGAGCAAACTTTAGAGCAGAAGATAATTTAGAAGTTATGATGGATAATTTTTGTGTGAAGGGCGCTGTTTCTTCCGTCAAATACCATCATACCTATAGTCTGTTGAAAATTAATTTTGAGCTATCCAATTTAGCACAATTTCGCCAGTTAATTAATAAAATTTATGGTCAAAATAATATTTGGTCAACCATGACGACTCCATCGGAAATAAAGACTGTTTATTTTTTGTTTAAGTCTCTATTTACTACTCCAATTAAGTGGTTATATTTTCAATCAAAATTAAGAAAAAATCTACCGAATAGTGTATCAACTAATCTAGGTAATTCTCAAGTAAAGATTAATACTTTCAGTGAAAAATAAATAGGGCTTGAGGAAAAAGTAAAGTCATGAGGGCAAATTGACAATTGATAATGGATAATTGACAATGATGAATCAAAACTTCTGAGTTATGTCAAGTCCGCTCATAACAAAAAGTGTCATAAATTGACTTTTTTCTCTAAAAATACTCTATTTTTTCCATCCGAATCAAAAATAATTGATACAAATGAGCAATTTATGAAAAATAACTATTTGGCTAAAGTCTTAAATTTATAAGCATTTCACCTGAAACCTGACACCCGAAGCCTGACACCTCCCCTCACCAAAATACTTTTTCAGCAAACCCTATTTAGGAAAGCCTAATTATTTTAACGGCACAGGCTTTTAATTCTGGTTGCTTAGAATCAGGGCAGGAAATCGAGTGAGTTAGGGCATTTGCCTCAGTATTTTCCGCCCATAAATTCCCCCAGTGCATTGGTACGAATATTGTACCAACTGTAATGCGATCAGTAATTTGGATTTTAAATATTCCTTCTCCGCGGCGAGAAATTACTTTAACCATTTGCTCTTTTTCTAAACCTAATTCTAGGGCATTTTTGGGGTTAATTTCTAATAATGGTTCAGGGTACATCTTTTGTATTTTCTCAATTCTCCCCGTGCGCGTCATGGTGTGCCAGTGTCCATATAATCTTCCGATAGTTAAAATTAAAGGAAATTCCTCATCGGGCAATTCGGCTAAACCTTTTGGGTGATAGGCTAAGAATAAAGCGCGCGCCGTCCCAGTATAAAATTTAAAATCAGTATAAAGTCTTTTGCCGTATTTATCCTTAACTGGATCGCTATTTTCTGGAAAGGGCCACTGCATCGCACCATATTCTGTTAAGATTTCATGACTTAAACCAGACATATCACAGGGGCGATTTTTAGTAGTTTGTACATATTCCCCATATACCTCCCCTGAGTTGGCAAAATTGAAATATTTTTCATAACCTAATCTTCTACCTACCTCAGCAAAAATTTCCCAATCTGCTTTGGCTTCTCCCAGCGCCCTCCGACTTTGCGGAGAGAGGGTGACAACTCGCTCAGAGTTAGTCATCGTACCAGTTTTTTCACTCCACTGACAAGCCGGTAATAATAAATGGGCAAGGGCGCTGGTTTCCGTAGGATAATAAGCATCTTGATAAACGGTAAAAGGAGATAGTTTCAATGCTGGTTGGGCGCGCCGTAAATTAGGCATACTAACGGCTGGATTAGTTGCCACAATCCATAACAAACCAACTTTACCTTGTTCTAAATCCGTAATGATTTGCCAAGCATCCTTACCTACCTGCGGAGAAATACTTTGAGGCGGTAACTGCCATAATTCTTCCAATTCTTGACGATGTTGAGGATTTTTAACACTGCGATAAC encodes the following:
- a CDS encoding glycosyltransferase, translated to MKRQTRFYVYPASSVIFLIITGLVTLCGLWWGGNQTLIDFFGNFYLFQEIPSQWLRVPQFQQSYFLFLPTVIVAIIVTITTKISPQQKLWSRWLMISILLLFMGRYLVWRCLSSLNLIDPVTGIFSLALLAIELFFVASPLLQNILMLKLKFRNHQADKMQQTVIIGQYQPSVDILIPTYNEPAEIIKKTIIACQNIDYDNKIIYLLDDGDRHDIAKLACQLDCEYITRSDNLHAKAGNLNHALELTNGELIAVFDADFMPQRPFLSRTVGFFQKAKIALIQTYQSFYTPDPVARNLGLENDFPPDVEIFSRHYQVIRDSWGSALCYGSSFVVRRQYLMEVGGFCQNSLSEDYHTGVKLAAQGYEVIYLNESLSAGLTAENIFGHIRQRQRWARGTMQSLFIPENPLTIKGLSFGQRLTHFEGIMQWFTSPLRILIFFLPLAYTAGIIPIKASVSEIIYFVLPYYFLQVGTFAWLNFKSRSAMISEIYNIITTFPVAWEIVQTLITPFSSIFKVTPKGTKSDSYYFNWSLATPLFFVFAVNIVNLISIIGFIKAGVLGEFNTAGGIGLILFWNVYNIGIIALSLWALLDVPKPENYQWFKVCESAKIIYNGYIYDTIITQISDQGVEIKLNFRANFRAEDNLEVMMDNFCVKGAVSSVKYHHTYSLLKINFELSNLAQFRQLINKIYGQNNIWSTMTTPSEIKTVYFLFKSLFTTPIKWLYFQSKLRKNLPNSVSTNLGNSQVKINTFSEK
- a CDS encoding nitrate reductase, whose product is MSTKTLCPYCGVGCGLEIVTKGQQSKIIGDRNHPSSQGMLCVKGATILESLDKDRLQYPLYRKSLDDDFERISWDVAYDLIVEKIITARDSLGVESICMYGSGQMQTEDYYVAQKLLKGCLGTNNFDSNSRLCMSSAVSAYSQSFGVDGPPCNYEDLDYTDCAFIIGSNTAECHPIVFNRLYKQIKGNPKAKMIVVDPRCTKTAEGADLHLAINPGSDIYLLHGMAHLIGRWGGIKQDFIDNHTDGFAEYQEVIKGYTPDVVASLCGISREDLEKSARFWLESENVLSLWSMGINQSSEGTAKARNIINLHLMTAQIGREGAGPFSLTGQPNAMGGRETGGLAHILPGYRSVKNPQHRQELEELWQLPPQSISPQVGKDAWQIITDLEQGKVGLLWIVATNPAVSMPNLRRAQPALKLSPFTVYQDAYYPTETSALAHLLLPACQWSEKTGTMTNSERVVTLSPQSRRALGEAKADWEIFAEVGRRLGYEKYFNFANSGEVYGEYVQTTKNRPCDMSGLSHEILTEYGAMQWPFPENSDPVKDKYGKRLYTDFKFYTGTARALFLAYHPKGLAELPDEEFPLILTIGRLYGHWHTMTRTGRIEKIQKMYPEPLLEINPKNALELGLEKEQMVKVISRRGEGIFKIQITDRITVGTIFVPMHWGNLWAENTEANALTHSISCPDSKQPELKACAVKIIRLS
- a CDS encoding 2TM domain-containing protein, whose translation is MPPRWPREPDRQNDLQYRKLDDRMNFAVHVAFFLACNSGVWFFHNLQRASWEWITWFSGIWGALLLLHLLYIGVIADYSYKQENKE
- a CDS encoding extracellular solute-binding protein; its protein translation is MINRRSFLMTSSALLLSSLITGCENQADLEIFLLQNSIPIQLISAFKKEFGTQKIINLQPQINLQKIYDFLLKWQGKTSERKDKSRFKIPFINRDSAPDKISDLVTLGNYWLKSAIIEKLINPLETKKLENWANIPPIFQQLVTRNNLGNLDDNSMVWGAPYRWGCTMIVYREDQLNFRPQDWQDLWAEELKGKISLLNQPREIIGLILKKLGYSYNEENINQIKELKTELALLNQQVKFYDSTNYLQPLINGDTSLAVGWSTDILPVLNTQKNLKAIIPKSGTSLWADIWVNPINEATNEGRLTNIYQWINYCWQKNSAKSINLFTDGYSPIQAETKNNTKAETLSLNKLDNCDFIEPLNTESLTVYESLWQEIIS